The genomic DNA TTACCATCGACGGTGTTAAAGATGCAGACCCAGAACAGCGTGACGCCAGTTTAGGAGGCTATCCTTTGAGAAAAATCATCAACTTCGGAGTTCAAGCAACATTTTAAAAGATAATTATTATGAAAACAAAATTGAAATATATCTGCCTTTCGGCAGCAGCGGGACTGACACTTTCACTTAGTTCTTGTTCCGACTTCATGGACCTCACACCTGAAGACCAGTATGACGAAGCGACAGTCTGGTCGGATGCAGATTTAGCAAAAACGGTTGTCAACGATGTCTATTCGTACGTATGCGACATAGCACAAGAAGTAAATCCAGACGCCTGGACAGATGATGCTTTCTTTACGCACGTATACGGATGCCGTGATATCAACGAGGCGACCGTCTCACCGAGCAACTTGGGCGCTTACGACCGTGACGACTGCCCGTTCAAATGGAGCAAGCAATACAAAGGGATCTATCGTGCCAATCTGGTTTTGGCAAATATCGACAACGTTCCTGAAAAAACCGGTGTAGACTTGAATATATTGAAAGGAGAAACTTATTTCCTTCGGGCATATATCTACACTGAGTTGCTCCGTGGTTTCGGTGGCGTACCCATCGTAGACAAAGTGTATAGCATTGAAGAAGCTTCGGCCTTAAATTTACCACGTGCCAATGTTGCGGATGTAATGGATTTTATTCTGAAAGACATCGAACAAGCTACCAACCTATTACCTGAACAACAAATCGGTGTCAATTTAGGTCGTGCTACCAAAGGAGCAGCTAAAGCATTAAAAGCACGTCTGTTACTGCATGTAGCCAGCCCATTGTTTGCTGATCGTACCGTCAATAAATTAGAGTGTAACCAATATACAGGTGACCGTCAAGCATTATATCAACAAGCATTAGATGCCGCTAAAGATGTTATCAATGACAGCAATTACTCTTTGATTGACTGTAATGCCGGTACCATCAAGGAAATTGCAGAAAAATTCCATAACATCATTATCACGAACAACGAAGAGACTATCTGGTCGAAACAGTATGTAAACAAAGATTTGAATGCCGACAACTGGGTTCGTAACCGTGTAGCCCTATTGCATGGGCCGAACGGTTATCACAACTGGGCCGGAACAGCTCCGACACATGACTTGGTGATGGCTTTCGAAACAGAAGAAGGTAAAATCCCGAATACGCTATTGAAACCGGGTGAATCAACCACCGAAAATCCGTATATGAACCGTGAACCACGTTTCTATGCAACTATCGGTTATGATGGTGCAGAGTGGGGACGCCCCAGAGCTTCCGATGGAGCCGTGTTCGATGCGACTCCACTGGGTAACCTGCAATTCGGTTATTATGAATTAAGTGAAGGCGGCAATAACGTCAATGCCATATATTCAGTTGATGACGATAACAATCCCATCAAGCAGGAAAAATTCAATGGTATGGTCGGCGTTGATACCCGTATGGGACAGATCGAAAACTGGAATGGTACTTACACCGGCTATTTGGAAAAGAAATTGATCGACGGTTCTGTAGCAGCCAACGAACACAACTTCCAAACTTGTCCGATGCCTTACATCCGCTTAGCCGAAATGTATTTGATTGCAGCCGAAGCCTGTATCGAATTAAACAAATTGGATGAAGCAGTCATTTATATAGACGCTATCCGTGGACGTATCGGTCGTCCAGATACCAAAGCCACATTGGCTGTTCGCGGACAAACATTCAACCAAAGTGATCTGCGTGAATTCCTGCGCCATGAACGTCGTGTCGAATTAACTTATGAACATTCACGTTATTATGACATACGTCGCTGGATGATTGCACCGGAAATCGGAAACAAGAAATTAACCGGTGTATCAATTGTCGGCCGTTTAAAACCGGGCAAGACAGCATCTTTACCGTATGTTCATGACGAAGAAGTCTATAATTACACCTGGACAGTTCTCAATCTGAACTATATTGAGAAACGAAAATGGGACAACAAGATGTATTTCGCACCAATCAAGTTAGAAGAAACATTACGTAATCCGGCAATCATACAGAACCCGTATTACGAATAATATCTACTCCTAAACAATCAGACTAGGGAGGAAGTAAAAAACTTCCTCCCTATTTTTTCTTGTGTATATTTTGTAATATCACTCTATCACTTTTTCATGATATCATATTAATTATCAACCGATAAAGAAGTGATACATGCCCTTTTTTATGTATCACTTCCCTATCACCATCCATCACTTGTCTCGTCCTGAAATAGGTTGACTGTGTATTAAAACAAGTCTCATTTATTTTTAAAAAAACCATTGATTTTCTTGCATTTCCTCTATATTTTTATTATCTTTGTAAGGACTTAAAGTCATATACATCCGGATGTTTCCAACCCCTACACCCCCATGTACAGACTGCCGTCACCCGGGTGTTCAGAAATGTAAATCCGGGTGTAAAGAAAGTTAATCAGGCACTTCTCTCAGTTTTATTCATTGGTTTTATCAAAAATACAGCTTATGTCACACGCTTATGTAGTACGTCCCAAAGTGGACAAAAGCGGAGAAACAGAAAAAATCCGCTATTATGGTGTCCCGGTAACATCGGGGCAAGTATCGACCGAACAACTGGCTACGTATATCTCTACCCGGTGCACATTTTCAAGAGGAGAAATACTGGCGGCCATAATCGAGATCGGACGCGAAATCCAGTTCCAGCTGGATATGGGATACACCATAAACCTTCACGGCATAGGAACATTGTTCCTCTCGGCCGGAAGCGAAGGATATGAAAACCCGAAAGACTGCACGCCTCATCGCGTGAAAGCTAAACGACTATGCATCAAGGCTGATCCGGAAATGAAGAAGTTCATAAAAAGACTCAAGTTCGAAAGGTGGAAATGATTTGCAAGTTGAAATTCACGACTAAAAAAACAATCAAAAATGAAGGTAACGTTATATCGATATGAAAAGGGGACGCTCGTCATGCGTTCCGTCGAAATGGAAAAACTGCAGGCGGCCCTACGAACAGAGAATCTCAACAAACCAATCAGCACCACACGCGACAAAGTCATGTTTGCATTGCCCGGCACACAAAACAGCGACATACAGAAACTTCCGGTGGTCGTTTTCGGAGGGACTTTCCGCAAGACAGGAGACCCAAAGCCTCCCATGCGCGACTATTCGGGATTGGTGCTGCTCGAAGTAAACCATCTTTCCGACTTGCAAGAAGCGGTACAAATCCGCCAACAAGCCGCCACGATGCCGCAAACGCTACTGGCATTCATCGGCTTTAGCGGGAAAAGCGTGAAAATAGTGATCCCGTTCACACTGCCGGACGGAACGCTTCCACACTCACCCGAACAGATCAAACGATTCCACTCGCAAGCCTATTTGACGGCAGTCAAATACTACCAGCCACAATTAGGACGTAACATCACGCTGAAAGAGCCAGTCCCACAGCACGGATGCCGCATGAGCTACGACCCCCAGCCGGTATATAACCCCGATGCCGTTGCCATCCGGATCGAGCAACCGGCACAGATGCCCGATTCGGAAGAAATCCGTATCATCCCGGAAGAACCATCCGAACCACTTCAAAGGCTAATGCCCGGTATGTCACGCAACTATCGGATCGCTACACTGTTCAGCATAGCGATGGTAGACGCCATCCGAAAATCAGGACAGATAAAAGACGGGGATCTCAAGCCGGTCTTTACCCTATTAGCCGATAATTGCCTGAAAGCCGGTATCCCGGAAGAGGATGCCGTACAATGCACACTACTTTACAACGATCTGAGATCCAAAGAGATGGAAATCCGCATGACTTTCCGATCCGTCTACACACTGAAAGAAGCGCTCGCCGGAAAAACATTCATGCCTGAAATCATGTCGCTGACTTTGCAATTAGAAGAATTCATGCTGCGCCGTTACGAAATCAGAAACAACAAGATGAGTGGCGAAGTGGAATACCGAGACAAATCGCTCCTACGTTTCACATTCAGCCCTTTCACCCGCGAAGTCCGCAACTCCATCTGTACGGAAGCGCACAAAGAAGGGTTGAACGTCTGGGATAAAGACATCGAACGATATGTTTACTCGGACAACATACCCACTTTTTTCCCGATAGAAGAATATCTCGGACATCTGCCCAAATGGGATGGCAAAGATCATATCCGGAAGCTTGCCAAACGCGTACCTTGCAACAATATCCGATGGGCAGACCACTTCCACAGATGGTTCCTCAGTATGGTAGCGCACTGGTTAGGGTTGGACCGGGAACATGGCAACAGCACTACTCCCCTACTGGTCGGCGACCAGGGATGCGGCAAATCGACTTATTGCCTGAACATCCTGCCTCCCGAACTGCGGCAGTTCTACACAGACAGCATCGATTTCAGCAAGCGCCGGGATACGGAGTTGGCTTTGCACCGCTATGCCCTGGTAAACATAGACGAGTTCGATTCCGTCAAGGATACGCACCAAAGCTACCTGAAGCATATCCTGCAAAAAGCGAATGTCAGTACACGGCTGCCCTATCAGACGGCCAACAGGAATTTAAGACGTTACGCCACATTCATCGCGACAAGCAACAACTTCAATATCCTGACCGACCCGACCGGTAGCCGGCGTTTCATTTGCATCGAAGTCACAGACACCATCGATTATATACAACCGATCGACTACGAGCAGCTGTATGCACAGGCGATGGAAGCATTGGCTAACGGCGAACGCTACTGGTTCACACACGAGGAAGAAACCGAAATAGTCGCCAACAACCGGCAGTTCCAGCAAATACCGCCCGAAGAACAACTGTTCCTGCAATATTTCCGACTCCCGAAAAAGAATGAGGTAGGCGAATTTCTTCTGTCGATAGAGATTTTAGGGCGGATCAAGCAGAAACAACGTGATTTCAGCTACACAAAAACCGTCATTTCCAACTTCGGACGTCTTTTGAAGCGAAACGGCATTCCTTCGAAAAGAAGCAACAGAGGCACTATATATCAGGTAGTTGAGCTAAGCAAGTCCTAAAAAGACTTTTAACTTATAAAAAAGCGGTGACATATGAGTGATATAAGCGTGATAGATATTTCAAGCACCAATTGCATATCATCATACTAATATACAGTCAGTTAAAAATAAAAAGTGATACAGTGATATTGATTTTCGGAATCAAGTTTTTTTTGTATATGACATATACACTTCGCATAACAAATTATTTATTGCAAAACACATTGCACTTATTACAACATTTTGTAACTTTGGGCAATATCTCAATTCACCGAATTGCTAATTTAATAATATCATGAAGAACAGAAAATTAAGAATGGGAATGGTTGGAGGAGGTAGTGACGCCTTCATCGGGGCGATCCACCGTCGCGCAGCCTTTATGGACAATCAGATCGAATTAGTTTGCGGATGTTTCAGCGTAGACCCTGAGATATCCAAAAGCTCCGGTTTATCGTACTTTTTGCCGGAAGACCGGATTTACAGCACTTACCAAGAAATGTTCGAACACGAAATGACCTTACCGGAAGGAGAAAGGATGGATTTTGTCACGATCGTGACTCCCAACCGTTGGCATTTCGAACCAGCTATGATGGCTCTTGAAAGAGGGTTCCATGTGGTCGTGGATAAACCGATGACGTTCTCACTCGAAGAGGCCAAACAACTACAGAAAAAAGTGGAAGAGACCGGATTAGTGCTGGCTCTGACACATGTATACTCGGCCTATCCGGCAGTAAAAGAGGCGAAAGCCCGTATCGCGAAAGGCGAACTCGGAAAATTGCGCCGCGTCTATGTAGAATATACGCAAGGATGGCTTTCCGAACGTATC from Parabacteroides merdae ATCC 43184 includes the following:
- a CDS encoding BT4734/BF3469 family protein; translated protein: MKVTLYRYEKGTLVMRSVEMEKLQAALRTENLNKPISTTRDKVMFALPGTQNSDIQKLPVVVFGGTFRKTGDPKPPMRDYSGLVLLEVNHLSDLQEAVQIRQQAATMPQTLLAFIGFSGKSVKIVIPFTLPDGTLPHSPEQIKRFHSQAYLTAVKYYQPQLGRNITLKEPVPQHGCRMSYDPQPVYNPDAVAIRIEQPAQMPDSEEIRIIPEEPSEPLQRLMPGMSRNYRIATLFSIAMVDAIRKSGQIKDGDLKPVFTLLADNCLKAGIPEEDAVQCTLLYNDLRSKEMEIRMTFRSVYTLKEALAGKTFMPEIMSLTLQLEEFMLRRYEIRNNKMSGEVEYRDKSLLRFTFSPFTREVRNSICTEAHKEGLNVWDKDIERYVYSDNIPTFFPIEEYLGHLPKWDGKDHIRKLAKRVPCNNIRWADHFHRWFLSMVAHWLGLDREHGNSTTPLLVGDQGCGKSTYCLNILPPELRQFYTDSIDFSKRRDTELALHRYALVNIDEFDSVKDTHQSYLKHILQKANVSTRLPYQTANRNLRRYATFIATSNNFNILTDPTGSRRFICIEVTDTIDYIQPIDYEQLYAQAMEALANGERYWFTHEEETEIVANNRQFQQIPPEEQLFLQYFRLPKKNEVGEFLLSIEILGRIKQKQRDFSYTKTVISNFGRLLKRNGIPSKRSNRGTIYQVVELSKS
- a CDS encoding RagB/SusD family nutrient uptake outer membrane protein translates to MKTKLKYICLSAAAGLTLSLSSCSDFMDLTPEDQYDEATVWSDADLAKTVVNDVYSYVCDIAQEVNPDAWTDDAFFTHVYGCRDINEATVSPSNLGAYDRDDCPFKWSKQYKGIYRANLVLANIDNVPEKTGVDLNILKGETYFLRAYIYTELLRGFGGVPIVDKVYSIEEASALNLPRANVADVMDFILKDIEQATNLLPEQQIGVNLGRATKGAAKALKARLLLHVASPLFADRTVNKLECNQYTGDRQALYQQALDAAKDVINDSNYSLIDCNAGTIKEIAEKFHNIIITNNEETIWSKQYVNKDLNADNWVRNRVALLHGPNGYHNWAGTAPTHDLVMAFETEEGKIPNTLLKPGESTTENPYMNREPRFYATIGYDGAEWGRPRASDGAVFDATPLGNLQFGYYELSEGGNNVNAIYSVDDDNNPIKQEKFNGMVGVDTRMGQIENWNGTYTGYLEKKLIDGSVAANEHNFQTCPMPYIRLAEMYLIAAEACIELNKLDEAVIYIDAIRGRIGRPDTKATLAVRGQTFNQSDLREFLRHERRVELTYEHSRYYDIRRWMIAPEIGNKKLTGVSIVGRLKPGKTASLPYVHDEEVYNYTWTVLNLNYIEKRKWDNKMYFAPIKLEETLRNPAIIQNPYYE
- a CDS encoding HU family DNA-binding protein, which translates into the protein MSHAYVVRPKVDKSGETEKIRYYGVPVTSGQVSTEQLATYISTRCTFSRGEILAAIIEIGREIQFQLDMGYTINLHGIGTLFLSAGSEGYENPKDCTPHRVKAKRLCIKADPEMKKFIKRLKFERWK